The Nicotiana tomentosiformis chromosome 9, ASM39032v3, whole genome shotgun sequence genome contains the following window.
CTcaacttcgcgttcgcgttctcTGAAACTAACAAtccttctaagttcaaaatcactccgtagcctatcagaaactcacccgagcccctcgggctccaaaccaaacatgcacactatTACGTGGCGCCTtcatgaagttccttggaagggcaaAGTAAGGCTAAGCAACTGATGTCAGTGCAGTttctatgcgccaactgaggtcccctccgtacgctagactagattgtcagtgccgtacgggaaaaccaatgtcgtgagcaattgagcagcggaaaatgagcaattgatgatgaaagctgaggattgtattgatgatgatgaaagctattacaagatgctatGTGGTGTAGGGGGGGAGAGACCCCAGTAcaaagaattgtttgaatgcttgaatgtttgaatgctttggttccccttaataatgcttaaaacaaataaaccaaagttacatgagtttacctatgaaagctgtagaagcacactgaaaatgaatgaggtaaaactactctataattacaatgaaaaggacttagcgGTGAAACTCAAGTGCCGCACCTCGGCCTAGCGGTGAAAAAGAGTAGGGGtcatgtcaaggctatcaactctccatctcagccagtgagtggaatagccaaagaagtgccaATGAAGCTTGGCCCATAtaagggaatattcgacctatGCATAACTATCATCGCTGACTTCaaactgatagtgggattggaattcctcaggcaaACAAACACCATCCCAGTGCCATATGCCAACATTCTCttaatgatgggagacaacggggccaaaccccGCACCATACCATGCATACCCATAAAGATGGCCGCTGAAAACATCTCGGGCATGCAAGCAAAGAAGGCAGTCAAAATACAAGAACCTATGGTTCCGGCTGCTTTCAACATCATCAATCAGACATCAGATCATCGATGTCCAACAACTCATGGCGCCCCTCAGTGTGTGAAGACTTGTTAAGCATGccaaaaggacaagtcggatcactcagcacaagcgggactcttggaatcgctacctgtcccacagatactttgggaaagcatttccctgaatttcatcacaggattacccaaggtcggaaattATGCAgccatcatggtggtagtagaacaattttccaagtatgctaccttcatcgcagccccacagaacatatcggcagaagatacagctcgactcttcttctctcatattGTCAAATATTGGGGCATGCCCAAcaacatcattagtgactgcgactcacgcttcactagcaagtttTGGACCCATTTATTCAGgtgcctcggatccaaattgagtcaTAACTCAAACTTCCATCAATAAGCAGATGGCCAGccagaccggttcaatgacatgctggaggaatatctccgccaatttgcaACTGGGTCACAAAtccattgggtgaagcttctggatgctgctcagttgtgtttcaattcacaaaagtgcgcccatacaaacaaaagcacttttgaaattattaccggacaacaaccgctactcccacagaCAGTGAATGTACCAATCATGCCAACATCTCctcgagctgccagtttctcgACAAAACGGGAGCAAACTTTGAAGATTATgcagagctatcttgtcaaagcccaagagAGGGCGACGAGGTGTGCCGAACAAAACCTTCGCTTTGCCCAACAAcaagcaggggacaaagtgatggtaagaaccccgaagcggaacttgtttgcaaagaggacccaagatcctcgcctattgcaaagatACATCAGGCCattttccattgaaaggcgcatcgggaaatcaacataccagctgaacacaccagcctggtagaaaatccatccagtcttccacGTAAGCCGCCTCAGAGCATTTCAGAAATACATGGAAGATTGTTCAAAAAGCCACCTCACAacaccgaggggaacagacctcccaaccatcaagagcctgaccaatcatcatcatcctgcaggtaaggctccaaggacgtcgccaactcaggtgggggagaatgtcatgggctactttccatcatcgacccatgaccccttcgACGCGCCCTGTGGTgtcctggcaagcctcccaatgcctagcgccacggtcggcctcATGATCTTGGTagcgccaagtgacaagtgcACATGCCCCTctatcgccccaccgataatcagtgaCATCGGCTGGTGAGTGCAAAcagtgccgcgcgcaccgacaatgtcACGCACACAAACATCATGTTGCCAACAGTGCCACACGCACAGACAGTTCCCCGCATGTagatccaatgccaagcaccagcacCCAGCCGCTGACAGATCCAAATAGTTCTCTGCACGCCAAcaacaatgcgcgcgcagaccctgatgctcaagacaaagttgctgccatcagaCTTGTTTCTcccttgtagaagactaagtccttttcattgtaattatagagtagttttacctcattcattttcagtgtgcttctacagctttcataggtaaactcatgtaactttggtttatttgttttaagcattattaagggggaccaaagcattcaaacaattctttgtactggggtctctcccccccgacaccgcatagcatcttgtaatagctttcatcatcatcaatacaatcatcagctttcatcatcaattgctcattttcagctgctcaattgctcatggcattggttttcccgtacggcactgataatctagtctagcgtatagaggggacctcagttggcgcatagaaactgcactgacatcggttgcttagccttacatcgcccttccaaggaacttcacgAAGGCGTCGCATAatagtgtgcatgtttggtttggagaccgaggggctcgggtgagtttctgataggctacagagtgattttgaacttagaaggaTTGTTAGTTTCAGAGAACGCGAATGCGAAGTTGTGGTTGGGAACGCAAAGCAGTGGTGGGAtcacccttcgcaaatgcgaccaatacCATGTGAACCCGATGGGTATGGGCCTGGGAAGGGAGCAACTTGGTGTTCTATGCGAACACGATCAAGGGGTCACAAACGCGATGGCTAGGGGGAAGcgccatcgcgaatgcgaaggccactTGGGGCGTAGTGCTTCGCAATTGCGTCAGGTCcgtcgcgaacacgatgaagaccTGACGCTAGTGATTTAAAATATCCCAAagacaagattttcttcattttcaccATCTCAATATTAGatctcggcctagaggcgattttgaagagcaaTTTCATCCCCACTTCGTAGGTTAGTATATtttaactcgttttcttccatttccatcaacactcattaatttctaacctttaatctattctctttcatggtagaaattagggatttgggtagaattggaga
Protein-coding sequences here:
- the LOC138899351 gene encoding uncharacterized protein; the protein is MLEEYLRQFATGSQIHWVKLLDAAQLCFNSQKCAHTNKSTFEIITGQQPLLPQTVNVPIMPTSPRAASFSTKREQTLKIMQSYLVKAQERATRCAEQNLRFAQQQAGDKVMVRTPKRNLFAKRTQDPRLLQRYIRPFSIERRIGKSTYQLNTPAW